One part of the Lycium ferocissimum isolate CSIRO_LF1 chromosome 8, AGI_CSIRO_Lferr_CH_V1, whole genome shotgun sequence genome encodes these proteins:
- the LOC132068388 gene encoding ferritin-2, chloroplastic-like: protein MLLKVSPSFALLNTHGENSSSMLSSTSLNGSVLKKSRIGLVVCASKGSNKPSTGVVFEPFEEVKKELMLVPDAPQASLARQKYTDQSEAAINEQINVEYNVSYVYHAMYAYFDRDNVALKGLAKFFKESSEEEREHAEKFMEYQNKRGGKVKLHSILMPLSEFDHADKGDALYAMELALSLEKLTNEKLLNLHAVATRNNDVQLADFVASEYLHEQVESIKRISEYVAQLRRVGKGHGIWHFDQMLLHKDEVLA, encoded by the exons ATGCTTCTAAAAGTATCACCTTCCTTTGCGTTATTGAACACCCATGGAGAAAATTCGAGTTCCATGTTATCCTCAACTTCTTTAAATGGATCTGTTCTGAAGAAGAGCAGAATTGGATTGGTGGTATGTGCTTCAAAGGGTTCGAACAAACCTTCAACGGGTGTTGTTTTTGAGCCatttgaagaagtgaagaaagaACTTATGCTTGTCCCTGATGCTCCTCAAGCTTCACTTGCTAGACAGAAATACACTGATCAATCTGAAGCTGCTATTAATGAACAGATCAA TGTGGAATACAATGTTTCATATGTTTATCATGCGATGTACGCCTACTTCGACCGAGACAATGTTGCTCTCAAGGGACTTGCCAA GTTTTTCAAGGAATCCAGTGAAGAGGAAAGGGAGCATGCTGAGAAATTTATGGAGTATcag AACAAGCGTGGTGGGAAAGTGAAGTTGCATTCTATTTTGATGCCACTATCTGAGTTTGATCATGCTGACAAGGGTGATGCGTTGTATG CAATGGAGCTTGCACTCTCTTTGGAGAAGTTGACAAATGAGAAGCTTTTAAACTTGCACGCT GTAGCGACACGAAACAACGATGTGCAGTTGGCTGATTTTGTTGCGAGTGAGTACTTGCATGAACAG GTGGAATCAATCAAGAGGATCTCGGAATATGTGGCTCAGCTGAGAAGAGTGGGCAAAGGACATG GTATCTGGCACTTTGATCAAATGCTCCTGCACAAGGATGAAGTTCTTGCCTGA